A region from the Natronomonas salsuginis genome encodes:
- a CDS encoding DUF262 domain-containing protein, translated as MSETIEDLLADINTDVFLPGLQREFVWSPNQIETLFDSLIRGYPIGVLLKWDIRRARDDYYAYKFIPNYIADDGGVPRPITDQGFARNNEGVDDSGADSLIIDGQQRLNSLYIGLYGSIATYTGGSGRTREESRYWDEKKLCVNLFGHPQHDRDGLSGDYEFSFKKSDLFAEEDEFGYEHRGSTHRYWFPLSAAIANDGLLLEQSDLRAAAKDRVRSTTMEADEDTRDALKDSASLVMDEFYHNVMKSELPVETIKKDNHHIKEIFQRINIQGEEPRPYQLMLSKLMSTWPYMEDRPFNPRQKVENWIEDFKREFSEYETEIDRDLFMRYSYMLLDDDLAGKSSVNNLSESDLETLRTKWMDGPEEYSFAPFEWFPRAMENSVQSLIDIGLSEYTMGSKSHIALLAKFFYENPSIDHTAAEIRNDIFKFFAILLLLNESHGLLRRTKARTTLSVLSENKGELSTFPALELFNTLGVSPAREDIERVVKHAEYNPNATGTVTFTSRNVAAVLGLLDGVYGDRNVSDYEVDHIFPSSRADEVEAEAGDEVNIHRLGNLQLLHHRVNNNEKGTQWPLDWLGDLSEGEQRRYRESNLYPDDVQMSPENYSAFTERREELIKKTLIDRYVSSSTDD; from the coding sequence ATGTCCGAAACAATTGAAGACCTTCTGGCAGACATCAATACAGATGTCTTTCTTCCGGGTCTTCAGCGTGAATTCGTTTGGTCACCAAACCAGATAGAGACGCTCTTTGACTCACTCATACGGGGCTATCCGATTGGGGTGCTGCTTAAATGGGATATCCGTCGTGCTCGGGACGACTACTATGCCTACAAATTCATTCCGAACTACATCGCTGACGACGGCGGTGTTCCTCGACCAATTACTGATCAGGGATTCGCGCGAAACAATGAGGGGGTCGATGACTCCGGTGCTGATTCACTAATTATCGATGGACAACAACGACTCAATTCACTCTACATCGGACTATACGGTAGCATTGCAACCTATACCGGAGGTAGCGGGAGGACAAGGGAAGAGTCCCGGTATTGGGATGAAAAGAAACTCTGTGTGAACCTCTTCGGTCACCCGCAGCATGACCGGGATGGGCTATCGGGTGACTACGAGTTCAGTTTCAAGAAATCAGATCTATTCGCGGAGGAAGACGAATTCGGCTATGAACACCGCGGAAGCACACATCGCTACTGGTTCCCACTTTCTGCTGCTATCGCCAATGATGGACTTCTGTTAGAGCAATCCGACCTCAGAGCAGCAGCAAAGGACCGGGTTCGTTCGACAACAATGGAAGCGGACGAGGATACGCGTGATGCCCTGAAGGACTCGGCTTCGCTGGTCATGGACGAGTTCTATCACAACGTGATGAAAAGCGAACTGCCAGTGGAGACGATCAAGAAGGACAACCACCACATCAAGGAGATTTTTCAGCGTATCAATATCCAGGGAGAAGAGCCACGACCGTATCAACTCATGCTGTCTAAGTTGATGAGCACGTGGCCGTATATGGAAGACCGACCGTTCAATCCTCGACAGAAGGTTGAGAACTGGATCGAGGACTTCAAGCGCGAGTTTTCAGAGTACGAGACCGAGATAGACCGAGACCTCTTCATGCGGTATTCCTACATGCTTCTTGATGACGACCTTGCTGGCAAGTCATCCGTCAACAATCTCTCTGAATCGGATCTGGAGACCCTACGAACGAAGTGGATGGATGGTCCTGAAGAATATTCGTTTGCACCGTTTGAGTGGTTCCCCCGAGCCATGGAGAACTCCGTACAGAGCCTGATCGATATCGGGCTTTCAGAGTATACGATGGGTTCAAAGAGTCACATTGCACTTCTTGCAAAGTTCTTCTACGAAAACCCATCTATTGACCATACCGCAGCTGAAATTCGTAATGACATTTTCAAGTTTTTTGCCATTCTACTTTTGCTGAACGAGAGCCATGGGCTGCTTCGACGGACGAAAGCGCGCACCACATTATCGGTACTCTCTGAAAACAAAGGTGAACTTTCCACGTTCCCCGCTTTAGAGCTCTTCAATACGTTAGGAGTTAGTCCGGCTCGGGAAGATATCGAACGAGTAGTCAAACACGCGGAATACAACCCGAATGCCACAGGCACGGTTACCTTCACCAGCCGGAACGTTGCTGCGGTTCTCGGCCTACTTGATGGTGTGTATGGAGATAGAAACGTCAGTGACTACGAGGTTGACCATATCTTCCCTTCCAGTCGCGCTGATGAGGTTGAAGCAGAAGCCGGTGACGAGGTGAACATTCACAGACTTGGAAATCTCCAACTGCTTCATCACAGAGTCAATAACAACGAAAAAGGAACTCAGTGGCCACTAGATTGGCTTGGTGATCTTTCTGAGGGTGAACAGAGACGATACCGGGAATCCAATCTGTACCCGGACGACGTTCAGATGTCACCAGAGAATTATTCGGCGTTCACTGAAAGACGGGAGGAACTGATCAAGAAAACTCTCATAGATCGGTACGTCAGCAGCAGTACCGATGATTGA
- a CDS encoding ATP-binding protein has translation MEFHWRVETNVGFDDIGGMDDLKDELRAEVITPLENREKAEELGVSAPNIVFHGPPGTGKTYTAEALATELGLPFAKLSGADVTSKWINESASKVNNLFTEARRVAAKEGGAVVFIDELDSVLKDRAGSESSHEEDNKVVNEFLSHLQDTKDHNIVFIGATNRMEALDEAGTRSGRIDKKIHVGKPDAKARKAILRAQLTDRKHNLSETDIEDLAGATEGAVASDLEQIVNRAAKNVLLRGGDTIRRSDID, from the coding sequence ATGGAGTTCCACTGGCGGGTAGAAACCAATGTGGGGTTCGATGACATCGGCGGTATGGACGACCTGAAGGACGAGCTCCGTGCAGAGGTAATTACGCCATTGGAAAACCGTGAGAAGGCCGAGGAACTTGGCGTGTCAGCACCGAATATCGTATTTCACGGCCCACCAGGGACCGGAAAGACGTACACAGCCGAAGCGTTAGCCACCGAACTTGGGCTCCCGTTCGCCAAGCTCAGCGGCGCAGACGTCACGTCGAAATGGATCAACGAGTCCGCATCCAAGGTCAACAACCTGTTCACCGAAGCGCGACGTGTGGCCGCGAAAGAAGGCGGCGCGGTCGTCTTCATCGACGAGTTAGACTCGGTGCTCAAAGACCGGGCCGGGAGCGAAAGCTCGCACGAAGAGGATAACAAGGTCGTCAACGAGTTCCTCTCCCACCTTCAAGACACGAAAGACCACAACATCGTGTTCATTGGTGCGACTAACCGCATGGAAGCCCTCGATGAAGCGGGGACTCGTTCCGGCCGGATCGATAAAAAAATCCACGTCGGTAAACCAGACGCTAAGGCGCGGAAAGCTATTCTCCGTGCACAGCTGACCGACAGGAAACACAACCTCTCAGAGACAGATATCGAAGACTTAGCCGGCGCAACGGAAGGTGCGGTGGCATCAGACCTCGAACAGATCGTGAATAGAGCTGCCAAGAACGTCTTATTACGAGGAGGGGATACGATTCGCAGGTCAGATATTGATTGA
- a CDS encoding TRAM domain-containing protein, producing the protein MEISDQLRCVFSAQIEDQGGSYRLEVPEQEILLGDIQPGETYRVAIVSSPSNDSNEDTGTEPERERGPPEPPVEQGETRDVEIEDIGDQGDGITRVERGFVVIVPDTEESERVSIEITDVRENVAFAEVVDRLSYYD; encoded by the coding sequence ATGGAGATCTCGGATCAACTTCGTTGTGTGTTTTCTGCACAAATTGAAGATCAGGGCGGATCCTATCGATTGGAAGTGCCGGAACAAGAAATTCTACTCGGCGATATCCAACCTGGCGAAACGTATCGAGTTGCCATTGTATCCTCGCCCTCAAACGATAGTAATGAGGACACAGGAACGGAACCTGAGCGTGAACGTGGCCCACCAGAACCACCTGTCGAACAGGGTGAAACGCGCGACGTCGAGATAGAAGATATCGGAGACCAAGGTGACGGTATCACCCGTGTTGAACGCGGGTTCGTCGTCATTGTTCCCGACACTGAAGAGAGCGAACGGGTGAGTATCGAGATCACTGACGTGAGAGAAAATGTCGCGTTCGCTGAGGTGGTTGATCGGCTGAGCTACTACGACTGA
- a CDS encoding DUF7837 family putative zinc-binding protein has protein sequence MEYQKDDGATDMWAECPNCEEVVSLK, from the coding sequence ATCGAGTACCAGAAAGATGACGGAGCAACAGACATGTGGGCCGAGTGTCCGAACTGTGAAGAGGTTGTGAGCCTGAAGTGA
- a CDS encoding DUF7342 family protein, producing the protein MRTVSSTMTSGTDERRWMMWSSPRDRVRAWALTDDAPRSATGIALSTNVRVDRTRQILANLVAEGVVTRAERHGVVRFGPDRERMQSEAEEVLADADGDEEKLRDRRDTLVQRLHDTNDPVVERLAVYWLRVLDIALRNAESGKWA; encoded by the coding sequence ATGAGAACCGTTTCTTCGACCATGACTTCGGGCACAGACGAGCGGAGGTGGATGATGTGGTCTTCACCACGAGATCGAGTGAGAGCATGGGCTTTGACCGACGATGCGCCGCGGTCAGCGACCGGGATCGCTCTCTCAACGAATGTCCGCGTGGACCGGACAAGACAAATTCTCGCCAACCTCGTCGCTGAAGGTGTAGTCACTCGTGCCGAACGCCACGGAGTCGTCCGGTTCGGTCCTGACCGTGAGCGTATGCAAAGCGAGGCTGAGGAGGTACTTGCTGACGCTGACGGTGACGAAGAGAAGCTCCGCGATCGCCGCGACACATTGGTACAACGTCTCCACGATACCAATGACCCGGTCGTGGAACGGTTGGCCGTGTACTGGTTGCGGGTCCTTGACATCGCTCTCAGGAACGCCGAATCCGGGAAATGGGCTTGA
- a CDS encoding tyrosine-type recombinase/integrase — MTAKRNGRCDIQIEPGRTIKLVPEPNAEYLNDQQLVDYSDHRDRFIQWMRTRGKTPEKGVGYSDYTTYETAYRTARFDRWVWARHDRYSIPPEPARATEYIEEDVIYRDVSNATKGKTEEALARYYRYLEDNHPNCEWEHDQRFSSSGDDAPRDYLTRRERRLIREAALATESWREATIILTSLDAALRPVEVSRARPGWVDIDNRLLRIPREESSKNTDNWRTSLTSRTTDALTQWLEERAENPAYDDSDRLWLTREGTPYSSRSLARLLRRLCADAGIDTGGRTMTWYSIRHSTGTFLAAERDLKAAKDQLRHQTPVTTMKYDQVPASQRRDALDKM, encoded by the coding sequence ATGACAGCCAAGCGAAACGGACGCTGTGACATTCAAATCGAGCCCGGTCGAACGATAAAGTTAGTCCCTGAGCCGAACGCCGAGTACCTCAACGATCAGCAACTGGTAGACTATTCGGACCACCGAGATCGATTCATCCAGTGGATGAGAACTCGCGGAAAAACTCCTGAAAAGGGAGTGGGCTACAGCGATTACACTACGTACGAAACCGCGTACCGCACTGCTCGGTTCGACCGGTGGGTATGGGCCCGCCATGACCGATACTCAATCCCACCCGAACCCGCGCGGGCGACAGAGTACATCGAAGAAGACGTCATTTATCGAGACGTGAGCAACGCTACGAAAGGCAAGACCGAGGAAGCACTCGCTCGGTACTACCGGTATCTCGAAGACAACCACCCCAATTGTGAGTGGGAGCACGACCAACGGTTTTCGTCGAGTGGCGACGACGCCCCACGCGACTACCTTACTCGGCGCGAACGCAGGCTGATTCGTGAGGCTGCGCTCGCAACGGAGAGTTGGCGCGAAGCGACAATCATCCTTACAAGTCTAGACGCCGCGCTCCGTCCCGTGGAGGTCTCTCGTGCCCGGCCAGGATGGGTTGATATCGATAATCGGTTGCTACGTATCCCCCGGGAAGAGTCGAGTAAGAACACAGATAACTGGCGCACAAGCTTGACAAGCCGCACTACTGACGCATTGACCCAATGGCTGGAAGAGCGGGCCGAGAATCCAGCTTACGACGACAGCGACCGATTATGGCTTACGAGGGAAGGAACACCGTATTCGTCCCGATCACTCGCCCGGCTCCTCCGGCGATTATGCGCTGATGCGGGTATCGACACGGGCGGTCGCACAATGACCTGGTATAGTATCAGGCATAGTACAGGTACTTTTCTCGCAGCGGAACGAGACCTCAAAGCGGCTAAGGACCAACTCCGGCATCAAACTCCTGTCACTACAATGAAATATGATCAGGTTCCCGCAAGTCAGAGACGCGACGCGCTCGATAAAATGTGA
- a CDS encoding ester cyclase, translating to MSGSEELKTQVEETNRRVFSNGEFECIDDVYAEDMVMHNVAHGEEYEGREAFKGWVEGLRESFPDFEVELLETIVEGDTVVTRYRARGTHEGPLPPFNLEPTNEKVEFEGVSIHKMDGTRATEAWWCYDQLTTLSQLGLVPETPRCEG from the coding sequence ATGAGTGGATCCGAAGAACTGAAAACACAAGTAGAGGAGACGAACAGACGGGTGTTCAGCAACGGCGAGTTCGAGTGCATCGACGACGTCTACGCCGAGGACATGGTGATGCACAACGTCGCCCACGGCGAGGAGTACGAGGGGCGAGAAGCGTTCAAGGGGTGGGTCGAGGGGCTCCGCGAATCCTTCCCCGACTTCGAGGTCGAACTGTTAGAGACCATCGTCGAAGGCGATACGGTCGTGACCAGATACCGCGCCCGAGGTACACACGAGGGGCCGCTCCCCCCATTCAACCTCGAACCGACCAACGAGAAAGTCGAGTTCGAGGGAGTCTCGATCCACAAGATGGACGGCACGAGGGCGACGGAGGCGTGGTGGTGCTACGATCAACTCACTACTCTCAGCCAGCTCGGACTCGTCCCCGAGACGCCCCGATGTGAAGGGTAG
- a CDS encoding ribonuclease H-like domain-containing protein translates to MSGHESYAVVVLEASRVNRLDSHEIEDLIDYFDPDGVVLIRGNAPAFTVEQVRYELERVIPDGVGLHAIAESDPRTVTTDAGTVLIAPNELSTQQVESYLPGDGSHTYVLTEAVSVEMDMIALTASVDGLDPYGGHDTPLTVFSGQLASDYWVDHDGIDLRGLGVVKQGNVKIPCFYLGSDGVVTVKSLAEGKLGIRALTGMGETYAARFKQAGYKTVEDIYRAEMVDLLSIKGVSDHRAEQFTKQSTALVEREVVRFTDDESLPQDVVHIDIETDGLNPSIIWQIGLYDPRADETYAFLQKDSTQKGEILREFGAWLRNNLDGRAVVAYNGWKFDFPHLTEFFHQCAPEYSQTWESTYKVDPYDWVVREGHAAFPSRGNGIEAVADAVGYEREHTGLDGATTAHAYQRWMQNPCGETELDWDRHTTYCREDVLALHHVYQALLNSGRVLSEQNTDRPTDENTQQGTLFDY, encoded by the coding sequence ATGAGTGGACATGAGTCATACGCAGTCGTCGTCCTCGAAGCCTCTCGGGTCAACAGACTCGACTCTCACGAGATAGAAGACCTCATCGACTATTTCGACCCGGACGGTGTCGTCCTCATCCGCGGCAACGCACCCGCGTTCACCGTCGAACAGGTTCGCTATGAACTTGAACGGGTCATTCCCGACGGTGTCGGGCTCCACGCTATTGCTGAATCCGACCCCAGAACCGTTACAACCGACGCTGGAACGGTCCTCATCGCTCCGAATGAGCTGTCCACGCAACAGGTCGAATCATACCTTCCCGGGGACGGAAGCCACACCTACGTCCTCACAGAGGCTGTCAGCGTCGAGATGGACATGATAGCCCTCACGGCCTCCGTCGATGGACTTGACCCTTACGGTGGCCACGATACGCCACTTACCGTCTTCTCGGGGCAACTCGCCTCTGACTACTGGGTGGACCATGACGGCATTGACCTCCGCGGGCTTGGCGTCGTCAAACAAGGGAACGTCAAAATCCCCTGCTTCTACCTCGGCTCCGACGGGGTTGTTACGGTCAAATCACTCGCTGAAGGTAAACTTGGGATTCGTGCTCTCACCGGCATGGGTGAGACCTATGCGGCCCGGTTCAAGCAAGCAGGCTACAAAACCGTTGAGGATATCTACCGAGCCGAGATGGTTGACCTGCTCAGCATCAAGGGCGTCAGCGACCATCGCGCCGAGCAGTTCACCAAGCAATCCACCGCGCTCGTTGAACGCGAGGTAGTTCGATTCACCGACGACGAGTCGCTTCCACAGGATGTCGTCCACATCGACATCGAGACCGACGGGCTCAACCCAAGTATCATCTGGCAGATTGGTCTGTACGACCCCCGCGCAGACGAGACCTATGCGTTCCTGCAAAAGGACTCAACACAGAAGGGAGAGATTCTCCGTGAGTTCGGAGCATGGCTCCGAAACAACCTCGATGGCCGGGCAGTCGTCGCGTACAACGGGTGGAAATTCGACTTCCCGCATCTAACGGAGTTCTTCCACCAGTGCGCCCCGGAGTACAGCCAGACGTGGGAAAGCACCTACAAAGTTGACCCGTACGACTGGGTCGTCCGCGAAGGACACGCTGCATTTCCAAGCAGAGGGAACGGCATCGAGGCTGTCGCTGATGCGGTGGGCTACGAGCGTGAACACACGGGACTGGATGGGGCGACCACAGCACACGCCTACCAGCGGTGGATGCAGAACCCCTGTGGGGAGACCGAACTCGACTGGGACCGCCACACCACGTACTGCCGTGAAGACGTGCTGGCACTCCATCACGTGTACCAAGCCTTGCTCAACTCGGGGCGCGTGCTCTCAGAACAGAATACCGACCGCCCTACCGATGAAAACACACAGCAGGGTACCTTGTTCGATTACTAA
- a CDS encoding DEAD/DEAH box helicase yields the protein MASIDSTELRRIYESRFNYTDDIAFSRTEPEKPAERVPVDEVLPPELANKLSFDPYAHQANGLNVLSEGENVTVSTATASGKTLIYALDIARRYVDNPVVTGLFVYPMRALTRNQFDNISDLLNNTLGLDIDIGVYDGDTSTERKKEIRANCNVVLTNFAGINHYLSHHQKWARIYQNLDLIVIDESHQYGGIHGMHVAWILRRLKRIVRNYGGDPQYVLTTATTGNPIDHARQLTGEDAELVDNDGSEQGERDIIFWNPPFDPQAGPDPKDSDTGASTSFVSNELTSILASKGIQTLLFTDSRTMTEVGLKRVKSLSKAGVSVQSYHAGHGQKTRRKTERGLRDGTIDTVISTSALELGIDVGGLDATVLAGYPGTRQSFWQRIGRAGRGTDRSMSILVADYTGLDQYIVRNPEYIFEESVENAVIDLENNKVYAQHILCAANESPLTWGDADDFGDEERLEQVTEMWKTAGLLTGTLDTGVQYTRNGRPESDVDLYTTGGDEAFEVRVEDGDIDHDPIERTRAYRDFHEGAVVLHNGLEYVVEELNEDTVKPYVLLSQQQNITYYTRTQRDVQVNDLESVESIELGDFIIHRGNAEVVTHLSTYEERRIKDNARLGRYQTGNPPLAMQTHIMWAEPTAEVGREMLREFAEPESIKELGTEDSPFALDAHEEGVRQMPTTVETDIVLGGLHAAEHAMIGAAPLTMMMDKRDLGGLSSINHPETMSALGLFIYDGVPGGVGFSHSIYDRLQLLSETTKELIDGCNCGEVTGCPACSMEENCGDDNEPLHNPAAVWFLTRLQEALEERSSDLDSQPSETAA from the coding sequence ATGGCCAGCATCGACTCCACCGAACTCCGGCGAATCTACGAATCACGCTTCAACTACACAGATGACATCGCGTTCAGCCGAACGGAGCCAGAGAAGCCCGCTGAACGAGTACCTGTCGACGAGGTCCTTCCCCCGGAGTTGGCCAATAAGCTCTCGTTCGACCCCTACGCCCATCAAGCAAACGGGCTTAATGTACTGAGTGAGGGCGAGAACGTTACTGTCTCCACGGCAACAGCGTCCGGAAAGACCCTCATTTACGCGCTCGACATCGCACGCCGGTATGTCGATAATCCGGTCGTGACCGGCCTGTTTGTCTACCCGATGCGTGCACTCACGCGCAATCAGTTCGACAACATCAGCGACCTGCTCAACAACACGCTCGGACTGGATATCGACATCGGGGTCTACGACGGAGACACGAGCACCGAGCGGAAGAAAGAGATTCGCGCGAACTGCAACGTTGTCCTCACGAACTTCGCCGGTATCAACCACTATCTCTCCCATCACCAGAAGTGGGCACGCATCTACCAAAATCTCGACCTCATAGTCATCGACGAGAGCCACCAGTACGGCGGTATCCACGGGATGCACGTCGCGTGGATCCTTCGCCGCCTCAAGCGCATCGTCCGAAACTACGGCGGCGATCCACAGTACGTTCTGACGACTGCAACCACCGGAAATCCCATCGACCACGCCCGACAGCTCACCGGTGAGGATGCAGAGCTTGTCGACAACGATGGAAGCGAACAGGGAGAGCGTGACATCATCTTCTGGAACCCACCGTTCGACCCGCAAGCCGGACCAGACCCCAAAGACTCTGATACCGGTGCGTCAACGAGCTTCGTCTCGAACGAACTCACGTCAATTCTCGCCAGCAAGGGGATACAGACACTTCTATTCACGGACTCCCGAACGATGACAGAGGTCGGGCTAAAGCGTGTCAAATCGCTCAGCAAGGCGGGGGTTTCCGTTCAGTCGTATCACGCGGGGCATGGGCAGAAAACACGCCGAAAGACCGAGCGAGGGCTTAGAGACGGGACTATTGATACCGTCATCAGTACCTCCGCGCTCGAACTCGGTATCGACGTCGGCGGGCTCGATGCAACTGTTCTCGCGGGCTACCCTGGCACCAGACAGAGCTTTTGGCAACGTATCGGACGAGCCGGACGGGGCACAGACCGGTCAATGAGTATCCTTGTCGCTGACTACACGGGGCTTGACCAGTACATCGTCCGGAACCCCGAGTACATCTTCGAGGAGAGTGTCGAGAACGCCGTCATCGACCTCGAGAACAACAAGGTCTACGCCCAACACATCCTCTGTGCAGCGAACGAATCACCGCTCACATGGGGGGATGCCGATGACTTCGGCGACGAAGAACGGCTTGAACAAGTTACGGAGATGTGGAAGACTGCCGGTCTACTCACTGGAACGCTCGACACTGGTGTCCAGTACACGCGGAACGGCCGTCCAGAGTCAGACGTGGACCTCTACACGACAGGTGGCGACGAGGCGTTCGAAGTGCGCGTCGAGGACGGAGACATCGACCACGACCCCATCGAGCGAACGCGGGCGTACCGTGACTTCCACGAAGGCGCAGTCGTCCTCCACAACGGACTTGAGTACGTCGTTGAGGAGCTAAACGAGGATACGGTCAAACCGTACGTCCTTCTCTCTCAGCAACAAAACATCACCTACTACACACGAACACAGCGCGACGTTCAGGTAAACGATCTCGAATCAGTCGAATCCATCGAACTTGGTGATTTCATCATCCACCGGGGGAATGCTGAAGTCGTCACCCATCTCAGCACCTACGAAGAGCGCCGTATCAAAGACAACGCCCGTCTAGGACGATATCAGACAGGGAACCCTCCGCTTGCGATGCAGACGCACATCATGTGGGCCGAGCCAACTGCGGAGGTCGGTCGCGAGATGCTTCGCGAATTCGCCGAACCGGAGAGCATCAAAGAACTCGGAACAGAAGACAGTCCCTTCGCGCTTGACGCTCACGAAGAAGGCGTTCGTCAGATGCCGACCACCGTTGAAACCGATATCGTACTCGGTGGCCTGCACGCTGCAGAACACGCAATGATAGGTGCTGCTCCGCTCACAATGATGATGGACAAGCGCGACCTCGGCGGGCTCAGCAGCATTAATCACCCAGAGACCATGTCTGCACTTGGACTGTTCATCTACGATGGTGTTCCGGGTGGGGTGGGATTCTCCCATTCTATCTACGACCGCCTCCAACTCCTCTCAGAGACGACAAAGGAGCTCATTGATGGCTGTAACTGCGGTGAAGTGACTGGATGCCCCGCCTGCTCGATGGAGGAAAACTGTGGCGATGACAACGAACCGCTGCACAATCCAGCCGCGGTCTGGTTCCTCACACGTCTACAGGAAGCGCTCGAAGAACGTTCCTCTGATCTCGACTCGCAACCTTCCGAAACTGCCGCGTGA
- a CDS encoding presenilin family intramembrane aspartyl protease PSH has product MNRAAVAVVATVGLFALIQLGSLALVKPFIDAGYQTVEDPSDPTNSLLYIGAILVATAVMLAAMKFGVDRLLQGLIVFASVFLAFYVFTIVVPPIVFVAGINVPAVVAALALGVGLLVYPEWYVIDTAGIIMGAGAAGLFGISFGPLPALVLLVVLAVYDAISVYGTEHMLTLASGVMDLRLPVVLVIPLTLSYSFLAETGPETLDSGEDREALADGDEGDETDAPDKPDDPFARDAFFIGLGDAVIPTVLVASVAVFRPGDAALLDVPGIAITVPALGAMVGTLCGLIALLWMVMKGRAHAGLPLLNSGAITGYLIGAMAAGIALVDAFGLAPYV; this is encoded by the coding sequence ATGAACCGGGCCGCCGTTGCCGTCGTCGCCACCGTGGGGCTCTTCGCCCTCATCCAACTCGGCTCGCTCGCGCTGGTCAAGCCGTTCATCGACGCCGGCTACCAGACCGTCGAGGACCCCTCCGATCCGACGAACAGCCTGCTGTACATCGGCGCGATTCTCGTCGCCACGGCCGTGATGCTCGCGGCGATGAAGTTCGGCGTCGATCGGCTCCTCCAGGGACTCATCGTCTTCGCGTCGGTGTTTCTCGCCTTCTACGTCTTCACTATCGTCGTCCCGCCGATCGTCTTCGTGGCCGGTATCAACGTCCCCGCCGTCGTCGCGGCGCTCGCGCTGGGCGTTGGACTCCTCGTGTACCCAGAGTGGTACGTGATCGACACCGCGGGAATCATCATGGGCGCAGGCGCGGCCGGCCTCTTCGGCATCAGTTTCGGCCCCCTGCCCGCGCTCGTGTTGCTCGTCGTGTTGGCGGTCTACGACGCGATCTCAGTCTACGGGACCGAGCACATGCTCACGCTCGCCTCCGGCGTCATGGATCTTCGACTCCCGGTCGTGCTCGTGATCCCACTGACGCTCTCGTATTCGTTCCTCGCCGAAACCGGGCCCGAGACGCTCGACAGCGGGGAAGACAGGGAGGCCCTAGCTGATGGCGACGAGGGGGACGAAACGGATGCCCCCGACAAACCGGACGATCCGTTCGCCCGCGACGCATTCTTCATCGGGCTGGGCGACGCGGTCATCCCGACGGTTCTCGTCGCATCCGTTGCCGTGTTCCGCCCCGGCGACGCGGCGCTGTTGGACGTGCCGGGCATCGCGATCACGGTCCCCGCGCTCGGCGCAATGGTCGGAACGCTCTGTGGGCTCATCGCGTTGCTGTGGATGGTGATGAAGGGGCGCGCACACGCCGGATTACCGCTGTTGAATAGCGGTGCAATCACCGGCTACCTCATCGGGGCGATGGCGGCCGGAATCGCGCTGGTCGATGCGTTCGGACTCGCGCCGTACGTCTGA